One genomic segment of Vulpes vulpes isolate BD-2025 chromosome 2, VulVul3, whole genome shotgun sequence includes these proteins:
- the HEXIM1 gene encoding protein HEXIM1 — protein sequence MAEPLLSEYQHQPQTSNCTGAVAVHDERNPDRPPGAEERVPEEDSRWQSRASPQSGGRPGQEGEGSLGPQPPPLQTPVRPEPSCPEAGKKGQNGDDLSAGGASPPAAGGEPKPEAEPLAQPCLDSEVNKLGAPAAGGEEAWGQQQRQLGKKKHRRRPSKKKRHWKPYYKLTWEEKKKFDEKQSLRASRIRAEMFAKGQPVAPYNTTQFLMDDHDQEEPDLKTGLYPKRAAAKSDDTSDEDFMEEAGEEDGGSDGMGGDGSEFLQRDFSETYERYHAESLQNMSKQELIKEYLELEKCLSRMEDENNRLRLESKRLGGDDARVRELELELDRLRAENLQLLTENELHRQQERAPLSKFGD from the coding sequence ATGGCCGAGCCACTCTTGTCAGAATACCAGCACCAGCCTCAAACTAGCAACTGTACAGGTGCTGTTGCTGTTCACGATGAGCGGAACCCCGATCGCCCCCCTGGCGCGGAGGAGCGCGTGCCCGAGGAGGACAGTAGGTGGCAATCGAGAGCGTCCCCCCAGTCGGGTGGCCGTccggggcaggagggggaagggagctTGGGGCCGCAGCCACCTCCCCTGCAGACCCCGGTCCGTCCAGAACCTAGCTGTCCGGAAGCAGGCAAGAAGGGCCAGAATGGGGACGACTTGTCTGCTGGTGGAGCCTCCCCGCCGGCAGCTGGGGGGGAACCGAAGCCCGAGGCCGAGCCTCTCGCACAGCCATGTCTTGATTCCGAGGTCAACAAGTTGGGGGCTCCTGCTGCGGGGGGCGAGGAGGCGTGGGGACAGCAGCAGAGACAGCTGGGCAAGAAAAAACATAGGAGACGCCCCTCCAAGAAGAAGCGGCATTGGAAACCGTACTACAAGCTAAcctgggaggagaagaaaaagttcGACGAAAAACAGAGCCTGCGAGCTTCAAGGATTCGAGCTGAGATGTTCGCCAAGGGCCAGCCAGTAGCACCCTATAACACCACGCAGTTCCTCATGGATGATCACGACCAGGAAGAGCCGGATCTCAAAACAGGTCTCTACCCCAAGCGGGCCGCTGCCAAATCCGACGACACTAGCGATGAGGACTTCATGGAAGAAGCGGGCGAGGAGGATGGGGGCAGCGACGGGATGGGAGGAGACGGCAGCGAGTTTCTGCAGCGGGACTTCTCGGAGACCTATGAGCGGTACCACGCGGAGAGTCTGCAGAACATGAGCAAGCAGGAGCTCATCAAAGAGTACCTGGAGCTGGAGAAGTGCCTCTCACGCATGGAGGACGAGAATAACCGGCTGCGGCTGGAAAGCAAGCGGCTGGGCGGCGACGACGCGCGCGTgcgggagctggagctggagctggaccGGCTGCGCGCCGAGAACCTCCAGCTGCTGACGGAGAACGAACTGCATCGGCAGCAGGAGCGAGCGCCGCTGTCCAAGTTTGGAGACTAG
- the HEXIM2 gene encoding protein HEXIM2, translating into MFAKGQPVAPYNTTQFLMNDRDPEEPNLEVPHGASHPGSSGESEAGEGDGQGRAHGEFQQRDFSEAYERYHTESLQGRSKQELVRDYLDLERRLSQAEEETRRLQQLRGCTSQQPCRQVEELAAEVERLRTENLRLRQENAMWNREGSRGEGEPGT; encoded by the coding sequence ATGTTTGCCAAAGGCCAGCCTGTAGCACCCTACAACACCACCCAGTTTCTGATGAATGACCGGGATCCTGAAGAGCCCAACCTGGAAGTGCCCCACGGGGCCTCCCACCCAGGCTCCAGCGGGGAGAGCGAGGCAGGGGAAGGTGACGGGCAGGGCCGGGCTCATGGGGAGTTCCAGCAGAGGGACTTCTCTGAGGCCTACGAGCGCTACCACACCGAGAGTCTGCAGGGCCGCAGCAAGCAGGAGCTGGTCCGAGACTACCTGGATCTGGAGAGGCGGCTGTCACAGGCAGAAGAGGAGACCAGGAGGCTGCAGCAGCTGCGGGGGTGCACCAGCCAGCAGCCCTGCCGCCAGGTGGAGGAGCTGGCTGCCGAGGTCGAGAGGCTCCGGACAGAGAACCTACGGCTGCGGCAGGAGAACGCCATGTGGAACCGGGAGGGCAGCCGTGGCGAGGGGGAGCCAGGCACCTAG